Below is a genomic region from Bombus pascuorum chromosome 7, iyBomPasc1.1, whole genome shotgun sequence.
GTATATCATATCATGGCCTCGTCAAATAGAAGAATTCAAATCGGCTCTGCTTGGTTTCAAACAAAGATTAACCTAAGGCCACAGCATCGAGGTATCCATCACGTTACCGAGGAAATCTTAAGAAGAATTCCTGAACTCTGCGAATTTTCAGTCGGACTTTGTCATATACAAAGTAAGTGAGTTTCttcaataaaaagtaattccACCATAACATTATAGTACAGAAAAagctatttaaattttttagacaaagcattaataaattttgtatttttttttccaagtaaaagttcaattttaatgtattacaTATCCctggaaaataatatttatattgcgtagtatatgtatacatatttactaATATACATATCCACATGTATACTAATATAActtgtaatagtatatatataatactatattattatatatataatgtttatatatgtatatacaaagcaataaacatttatttacaaatatttttatttttattaatttggaTTACAATccaagagaaaattaaaaaatatactaaaatgtattaaaaagaatacgaaatattctttcttattaCTGATAACCtttaatgatacatataaaCTTGATAAGATAAAAggaaaacgtagaaaaatatgttaatattagatactattaattaccgtggtaaaattaaaaaatgtatacattttgCTACATTTTAACACATTGTTAAAACAACaacattttgttaaaaattctgtATTAGTATtgtggaaataaaaatgatatacttATAGGTAATGTATTAAGTAaactaattatattaatcagatgaagtaataaaatgttcatagaattaatataagtattatgaagatattttcctatagcataaataatttccattattttttagTTCTTCACACATCAGCAAGTTTAgcattaaatgaaaattgggATCCAGATGTTAGAGATGATGTAGAAATGATGCTTAATACAATAGTTCCTGAAGGTTTGCCCTATAAACACAGTTGTGAAGGACCAGATGATATGGTAAGTTTATGAAATATCTCTTATTATtcctgaaattaaattatgatgtgcattatatatatatatatatatagatctCTGAATTTTTGTtgtagtttataaatattatgttaataaaataatgcaattaaatataagagaaaataatatgctgataattatattttttttaatagcagatcattttaaaacaaaagttcagcttttttctttttaattataaatatagtaactttataaaaatagacttataaatttatacatagatataattatattatttatagccAGCGCATATAAAGGCATGTTTTCTGGGCTCTTCATTGAGTATTCCAATTACTGATGGCAAATTGACTTTGGGTACGTGGCAAGGAATTTGGTTGTGTGAACATCGTAATGATGCTGGAAGTCGCAAAGTAGCTATTACATTGACGGGTTGTCTCAGGGATCCTGCACGTAGTCCTTTGAGCCCTGTTAGTCCTATTGCTTCTACTAGCAGCTAGGACCACTCACACCCCCAAAGGCGTAGCAAACGTCAGCTGCGCATATCTACATCCAGTGATTCAAGCTAGCAGCTGCTTAACCTTAGACAAATTCTAAGAGTATAATTCAGAAAAGAGTGTATGGatacttcaaaaatatataaatattacattttcttatATCCACTCATTATCACAAATTTCCAGCATTTTTTATAATGGCATAACttgtaaaatcataaaattaattgacaatatttattaatattcttatgCTTATCtcatatatcttatatttttttacatataaatataatatatttattacttatatttGAATAAGTACATAAACATTTAgtaaatgtacattttatgattttatttagattataTAGAGACATTTCTCTTTAAACTGAGTTAACAGTAACTATCCAAAAATGTGGTTCATtgaatatataatgttgttCAGTACTTATAAACTGCCAAGGCAATTGTATATTACATgcattcagaaataaatataaacgaatTATAAGTATCCTGCACTCTTTATCGCTcttagaaaattaatgtaatgCATTCCGATATAATGCGTCCAATACTCcgaatttaattacatagctttatttaaataattcttttgtaaaaaaaaagattgataAAGAAAATGGCATTAATAATTGCTCAGCTGAGACCTTACAtcactttttataatatgtaagaaaatCTCAGCTTGAGTATGTGCAATATGTTATAACTTTCTAACTCACTGCTTATCATAGGGTAGGCATTTTTAATGACGTTTCCAATGCATTTGGGGGTGTATATAGGTTACAATCAACACTTCTTTGCTGTGCTAATATATTTCTGCTAGAAATATCCACATAAGTTATATTAATAGTAACAATATCAAACTATGCAAATAATGATTTAGACTTATTACATTGTTAGGTATTTactgataaaaatattctagaaacttaattaatctaattaaaacataaaatgtcATCTAGAAATGTAGCACTGCAAAgagttgtaataaaaattacttacaATGTTACTAAAATAACCAAAGCTTATCATGGGAGCTTGTTAATGTATCTAATGTACTGTAAAGCAAGCAGTCGATGTTAGTTGTTAATCTTTCTCATATATAGCATAAATGGTCGTCCATTATGATTAATGAATATGCTTTAATGTGAAGTATCCAATGCAATTCATATAGCTTAAATATTAATAgctcaaaaatataaaactatcaaaaattatgataaatttttagcAAGTTATACATTCTTTTctcataaagaaatatatggaACAAGTTGGTATACTTCGTCATATAACATTAAAGATTTGAAATTCATCTgtgaattcaattttaattttgttaatatgcTCAACAATCCAAATTAttgaatatgtaaaatttataaatataatgaaaatgattataatATCTAAGTTTATAGaaatcaatattatatttggtAACTGATATAATTCATAGCAATTTGCTATTAATCAATTCACCTACCAAGttcatttcataaattaaatgattgaaaattattatatctacaAGATAATTACCGTAAAcaataatatactatatatatattttataatatattaatatatataaatataattaatctcATCTCAACATTTGAAgataatcatttaattttctgataaacttttattttttctggCAAAATAGTAATCATTGTTTAAACTATAATTAAAGAAGtgcatatatatttgttttaaagtATGTACATTTGTTTTCAGTTGGCACATatccaaatttttaatattatgtaaaacaCATGTATAGTGATTATCTCATAATCGTTGTTATTATAACAAATCTacaaatttgacaaatttataaattttcaaatcattgattttaatttttaaaataaaaaatttaagctGTATATTTATCACATgtcttataaaaaaattaatatctatataattgaagttaaacTTTTACTAAGCAATTATAAGCagcatttataaaatgttactttCCATTTATACATGCAACATATTCCCATGAATGATTTCCCATTTTCTAAGGAAAGTTGTTTTATATTGCTACGAAAGTAAATGTTAGAAACATTgacataatataattgtatgtacaATTTGCAAAGTTGTGTTCTAAGATTTGTTTGGTATTTTCctatctatataaaaaaatacttataataaatctttaatttactaataaataatttttgattatGTCTATATTTTGcagtgtaacattatatagtggATGATTTAATGAAAGTGTTAACAAAAGgtgttaatataatttaatgtaaatatttcatacatttacattttttcaaactgttttgtgatttatttacaaggtaattaaaaagttttagtatttataatattattataatagcaTAATTAGCATCAAAATTTAAACTTAATATttggaaaagtaaaaaattgtatttgcatatttaattgaaaatcagATATTTTTATGCCTTGATTATGAGATAAACAACATCAcagttttctaaatatttaagttattcgatatttataaaattttctagatatataaaatattagtttttatttaGCTGGATATAGTGGAcctataataacaaattatagaAAACTAATACATTAGGATTatacagtatataataaatattattatacattaaatttaaagttattaaatgtacatataaaattatatttttaagtgaAAAGTATAGTAAGAATACCATATTATGATCAAATGTAATGAAGTTTAAATGCAAATatgataattgtataatatccCTAAAatgtagtatataaaattgtttatataaaataaatacaatgactTCTTATGCAGCTTGAAAAAagtttcattataatataaaagaaaaaaatacaattttacaaagttGAATTTTACTACATCTCATTTTTATACCAAGTTGTTTActcaaaaaattaaagaaataaaaataccaatttgtataacattata
It encodes:
- the LOC132909268 gene encoding UPF0047 protein YjbQ, producing the protein MASSNRRIQIGSAWFQTKINLRPQHRGIHHVTEEILRRIPELCEFSVGLCHIQILHTSASLALNENWDPDVRDDVEMMLNTIVPEGLPYKHSCEGPDDMPAHIKACFLGSSLSIPITDGKLTLGTWQGIWLCEHRNDAGSRKVAITLTGCLRDPARSPLSPVSPIASTSS